One segment of Brienomyrus brachyistius isolate T26 unplaced genomic scaffold, BBRACH_0.4 scaffold38, whole genome shotgun sequence DNA contains the following:
- the prok1 gene encoding prokineticin-1, whose translation MSISKFLLLCISLVLLSCCRAAVITGACERDVQCGPGTCCAVSLWLRGLRMCTPWGVLGDECHPFSHKVPFIGKRQHHTCPCLPHLVCGRYTESKYRCTNDFKNGDF comes from the exons ATGAGCATCAGCAAGTTCCTGCTGCTGTGCATCAGCCTGGTCCTCCTCAGCTGCTGCAGGGCGGCTGTCATCACTGGG GCATGTGAGAGGGATGTGCAGTGTGGCCCGGGCACATGCTGCGCAGTCAGCCTGTGGCTACGGGGACTGCGCATGTGCACACCCTGGGGCGTGCTGGGTGACGAGTGCCACCCTTTCAGTCACAAG GTGCCTTTCATTGGAAAAAGGCAACACCATACGTGTCCTTGTCTACCCCATTTGGTGTGTGGCAGATATACAGAAAGTAAATACAGATGTACCAATGATTTCAAAAATGGTGACTTTTAA